A region of Streptomyces halobius DNA encodes the following proteins:
- a CDS encoding class I SAM-dependent methyltransferase — MTQQPPTGTPGQPGRTDDAGRTNHPDRTTAAEADSPGRTTAGEADSLPDRVAITYGEADLSTVPAFAGGFINFGYWARLPDIADRPFTEADRVRSEQDLYRLVLGTFDRPQDRTALEVGCGRGLGCVLALQEFGLGKVIGLDAHPDQIARARRTHAALLSPPDGGNGTTSGNGPSTGPNAAPAPLDFIQGAAQRIPLPDAAIDCLYSVEAAQHFRDLSAFAREAARVLRPDGRLALTTFFARDHDAARALPELLPSYADGLDVPHVIDDVATALVTAGLRDVQVRAIGDAVWEPYDRYMAQQPELRDEWARRYLTAYKAGLLDYYVITATAPEPPAGETASETTAKTTDGTPSATPTAAASTAR; from the coding sequence ATGACGCAGCAGCCCCCGACCGGCACCCCCGGCCAGCCGGGCCGAACCGACGACGCGGGCCGAACGAACCACCCCGACCGAACAACCGCCGCGGAAGCGGACTCGCCCGGCCGGACAACCGCCGGGGAGGCGGACTCGCTCCCCGACCGGGTAGCGATCACCTACGGCGAAGCCGACCTCAGCACCGTCCCCGCCTTCGCCGGCGGCTTCATCAACTTCGGCTACTGGGCACGGCTGCCCGACATCGCCGACCGCCCGTTCACCGAAGCCGACCGCGTCCGCAGCGAACAGGACCTCTACCGTCTGGTGCTCGGCACCTTCGACCGGCCGCAGGACCGCACCGCCCTGGAGGTCGGCTGCGGCCGGGGGCTGGGCTGCGTACTGGCCCTCCAGGAATTCGGCCTGGGCAAGGTCATCGGCCTGGACGCCCACCCGGACCAGATCGCCCGCGCCCGCCGCACCCACGCGGCGCTGCTCTCACCCCCCGACGGGGGAAACGGCACCACCAGCGGGAACGGCCCTTCCACCGGGCCCAACGCAGCCCCCGCCCCCCTCGACTTCATCCAAGGCGCCGCCCAGCGCATCCCGCTCCCCGACGCCGCCATCGACTGTCTCTACTCCGTCGAGGCCGCGCAGCACTTCCGCGATCTGTCCGCCTTCGCGCGCGAGGCCGCGCGGGTGCTGCGCCCGGACGGCCGGCTGGCGCTGACCACGTTCTTCGCCCGCGATCACGACGCCGCCCGCGCACTGCCCGAGCTGCTGCCCTCGTACGCGGACGGCCTGGACGTCCCCCATGTGATCGATGACGTCGCCACGGCGCTGGTCACGGCGGGCCTGAGGGACGTCCAGGTGCGGGCGATCGGCGACGCGGTCTGGGAGCCGTACGACCGCTATATGGCCCAGCAGCCGGAGCTCCGCGACGAGTGGGCGCGCCGCTATCTGACGGCGTACAAGGCCGGTCTCCTGGACTACTACGTCATCACGGCAACGGCCCCTGAGCCCCCGGCCGGCGAAACCGCCTCGGAAACCACCGCGAAAACCACCGACGGAACCCCCTCCGCTACCCCTACCGCTGCCGCTTCCACGGCCCGGTGA
- a CDS encoding TerD family protein encodes MTPGSNLPLTSARVAVDVTAPVRLDVSGLLLTADGKVRSDDDFVFYNQPSGPGVTHTAAAGGTGDTITVDTAAVPDDIQKVVVTASLDAPGATFAGTEPTGTVRDAGTGGVIASFTPPQLGTETALIVMEIYRRNGAWKVRAVGQGYANGLAGIATDFGVSVDEEPSAPAAPQTPPAPPAAPPPSPAAQWGPPAGTPAPVAPPPAATPPAQPATPAAAASSTQPSPAFPSLGKVNLDKGRVSLQKNQTVSLVKGGQPVLTSVKMGLGWEPAYRGKSIDLDASVIAYGPDRKKIDNCFFGKLSILNGAIQHSGDNLTGDGSGDDEVITVHLGGLPPQVTGLVFTVNSFSGQKFSDVAKAYCRLTDAQTGEELVRFDLTNSEQRTGVMMVKLIRQFSGEWEMTAMGEFVDARTVRGMQKPAAAAL; translated from the coding sequence ATGACTCCTGGCTCGAACCTCCCGCTCACCTCCGCGCGGGTGGCGGTGGACGTCACCGCCCCCGTGCGGCTCGACGTGTCGGGCCTGCTGCTCACCGCCGACGGCAAGGTGCGTTCCGACGACGACTTCGTGTTCTACAACCAGCCCAGCGGCCCCGGTGTGACCCACACCGCCGCGGCCGGCGGCACCGGCGACACCATCACCGTGGACACCGCCGCGGTGCCCGACGACATCCAGAAGGTCGTCGTCACCGCCAGCCTGGACGCCCCCGGCGCGACCTTCGCCGGCACCGAGCCGACCGGCACGGTCCGCGACGCCGGGACCGGCGGTGTCATCGCCTCCTTCACCCCGCCCCAGCTCGGCACGGAAACCGCGCTGATCGTCATGGAGATCTACCGCCGCAACGGCGCGTGGAAGGTCCGCGCCGTCGGCCAGGGCTACGCCAACGGCCTGGCGGGCATCGCCACCGACTTCGGCGTCAGCGTGGACGAGGAGCCGTCCGCCCCCGCCGCCCCCCAGACACCCCCGGCTCCTCCGGCGGCACCGCCCCCCTCCCCGGCCGCCCAGTGGGGCCCGCCCGCCGGCACCCCCGCCCCCGTCGCCCCGCCACCGGCAGCCACTCCCCCGGCCCAGCCCGCCACCCCCGCCGCTGCTGCTTCTTCCACCCAGCCCAGCCCGGCGTTCCCCTCCCTCGGCAAGGTCAACCTGGACAAGGGCCGCGTCAGCCTCCAGAAGAACCAGACGGTCTCCTTGGTCAAGGGCGGTCAGCCGGTCCTCACCTCGGTCAAGATGGGCCTCGGCTGGGAGCCCGCGTACCGCGGCAAGAGCATCGACCTGGACGCTTCCGTCATCGCCTACGGCCCCGATCGCAAGAAGATCGACAACTGCTTCTTCGGCAAGCTGTCGATCCTGAACGGTGCGATCCAGCACTCCGGCGACAACCTCACCGGCGACGGCTCCGGCGACGACGAGGTCATCACCGTCCACCTCGGCGGACTCCCGCCGCAGGTCACCGGCCTGGTCTTCACGGTGAACTCGTTCTCCGGCCAGAAGTTCTCGGATGTCGCCAAGGCGTACTGCCGCCTGACCGACGCACAGACCGGCGAGGAGCTGGTCCGCTTCGACCTCACCAACTCCGAGCAGCGCACCGGCGTCATGATGGTCAAGCTCATCCGCCAGTTCTCCGGCGAATGGGAGATGACGGCCATGGGTGAATTCGTCGACGCACGCACCGTACGCGGCATGCAGAAGCCCGCGGCCGCGGCGCTCTGA
- a CDS encoding GlsB/YeaQ/YmgE family stress response membrane protein, which produces MGIVSWLVLGLVAGVIAKVLLPGRDPGGLIGTTLIGIVGSFMGGWLSTKFLDRPIPKDFGEPSMWIASVAGALVLLIIYRLLFGNSRERR; this is translated from the coding sequence ATGGGCATCGTCAGCTGGCTCGTACTGGGACTGGTCGCCGGCGTCATCGCCAAAGTCCTGCTGCCGGGACGCGACCCGGGCGGGCTCATCGGCACCACGCTGATCGGTATCGTGGGCTCCTTCATGGGCGGCTGGCTGTCCACCAAGTTCCTGGACCGCCCGATACCGAAGGACTTCGGCGAGCCGTCCATGTGGATCGCCTCGGTCGCCGGGGCCCTGGTGCTGCTGATCATCTACCGGCTGCTGTTCGGCAATTCACGCGAACGCCGCTGA
- a CDS encoding NAD-dependent epimerase/dehydratase family protein, with protein sequence MTEAPRTVLLTGAAGGVGTLMRELLPPYGYRLRLFDQRPIDGEPDAITADLADRKALREAVRDVDAIIHLAGISLEAPFEQILRANIEGTHHLYEAAREEGVRRVVFASSNHAVGFTPRPADGSAAIPVDTPHRPDTFYGLSKGFGEDLASLYWDLHGIETASLRIGSCYPRPTSVRMLSIWLSPADCARLLHASLTAKDVGHTVAYASSANTRLWWDLSTARALGYDPQDDSETYAAQLIAAQGELSWDNPEHTHLGGAFCTDPPRWPH encoded by the coding sequence ATGACCGAAGCACCCCGCACCGTCCTGCTCACCGGAGCCGCCGGTGGCGTGGGCACCCTGATGCGCGAGCTGCTGCCGCCCTACGGATACCGGCTGAGACTCTTCGACCAGCGGCCCATCGACGGCGAACCGGACGCCATCACCGCCGATCTGGCCGACCGGAAGGCGCTGCGCGAGGCGGTCCGTGACGTCGACGCGATCATCCATCTGGCCGGCATCTCCCTGGAGGCCCCGTTCGAGCAGATCCTCCGGGCCAACATCGAGGGCACCCACCACCTCTACGAAGCCGCCCGCGAGGAAGGCGTACGCCGAGTCGTCTTCGCCTCCTCCAACCACGCCGTCGGCTTCACTCCCCGCCCCGCGGACGGCTCCGCCGCCATCCCCGTCGACACACCCCACCGCCCCGACACCTTCTACGGCCTGTCCAAAGGGTTCGGCGAGGATCTCGCCTCGCTCTACTGGGACCTGCACGGCATCGAGACCGCCTCGCTGCGCATCGGCTCCTGCTACCCCCGACCCACCAGCGTCCGCATGCTCTCCATCTGGCTGAGCCCGGCCGACTGCGCCCGCCTGCTGCACGCCTCCCTGACCGCCAAGGACGTCGGCCACACCGTCGCCTACGCCTCCTCCGCCAACACCCGCCTGTGGTGGGACCTCTCCACCGCCCGCGCGCTCGGCTACGACCCCCAGGACGACTCCGAGACCTACGCCGCCCAACTGATCGCCGCACAGGGCGAACTCTCCTGGGACAACCCGGAACACACCCACCTGGGCGGCGCGTTCTGCACCGATCCGCCCCGCTGGCCCCACTGA
- a CDS encoding response regulator transcription factor, with product MSGMRNNGEQADATGTETVPPPGAGGARALRVVLADDERMVRSALRAILGAEADMEVIGEAATGAEAVPLIRELRPDIVLMDVRMPEIDGIRATEQVLAGMSEPPRIIVVTTFENDSYVYDALRAGASGFLLKRSGAEELVQAVRLVARCDSLLFPAAVRALAARHAGERAADDAARALRDRLSEREGAVLRLMTGGLTNAEIADRLGVGPATVKTHVAGVLAKLGVRDRTQAVIAAYECGFVRPG from the coding sequence ATGAGCGGGATGCGCAACAACGGCGAGCAGGCGGACGCGACGGGTACGGAAACCGTTCCGCCTCCCGGGGCCGGCGGCGCCCGCGCGCTCCGTGTCGTCCTCGCCGACGACGAGCGGATGGTGCGTTCGGCGCTACGCGCGATCCTCGGCGCGGAGGCCGATATGGAGGTGATCGGCGAGGCGGCGACCGGCGCGGAGGCGGTGCCGTTGATCCGTGAACTGCGCCCGGACATCGTACTGATGGACGTCCGGATGCCTGAGATCGACGGTATCCGTGCGACCGAGCAGGTGCTCGCCGGGATGTCCGAGCCGCCCCGCATCATCGTGGTGACGACGTTCGAGAACGACTCCTATGTCTATGACGCGCTGCGGGCCGGGGCCAGCGGGTTTCTGCTCAAGCGGTCCGGCGCGGAGGAGCTGGTCCAGGCCGTGCGGCTGGTGGCGCGCTGCGATTCGCTGCTGTTCCCGGCGGCGGTCCGCGCGCTGGCCGCCCGGCACGCCGGGGAGCGGGCGGCGGACGACGCGGCGCGGGCGCTGCGGGACCGGCTGTCGGAGCGGGAGGGCGCGGTGCTGCGGCTGATGACGGGCGGGCTGACGAACGCCGAGATCGCGGACCGGCTGGGGGTCGGCCCCGCCACGGTCAAGACCCATGTCGCGGGGGTGCTGGCCAAGCTCGGGGTGCGGGACCGGACCCAGGCGGTGATCGCCGCGTACGAATGCGGGTTCGTACGGCCGGGGTAG
- a CDS encoding sensor histidine kinase: MPFFLLMTVVLSLIVPGADPWRDLTTQLLAFGGALPLAALVVLVPQARPVSVGSVRSLCGVPEELLADGPADSWAARRRAALWFVMHVGIGGTVSGMTLAVPPAAIVLLALPYSGPDRYASLWWWQPVPRALGPLAGLMLLALLVGTAWAAGALLARCAPLLLGPTPADQLAAAERRAADLASRNRLARELHDSVGHALSAVTLQASAARRVLDADPEFARQALTAIEETTREAVAELDTVLGLLREEDGARPTAPAPTLDGLDTLLDRTRAVGLHIRTTIEGSRAGLPPMVSREAYRIVQEGLSNALRHAGPVDVELQLHIYEGELTLTMENPLTAERTVDDTADAAAPAARTGGGRGLRGIGERARLLGGNATAAARGGVWRLTARLPLGAAR; the protein is encoded by the coding sequence ATGCCGTTCTTCCTGCTGATGACGGTCGTTCTCTCGCTGATCGTGCCCGGCGCCGATCCGTGGCGCGATCTCACGACCCAGCTCCTGGCATTCGGCGGCGCGCTGCCGCTCGCCGCCCTGGTGGTGCTTGTCCCGCAGGCGCGGCCGGTCTCGGTGGGCTCCGTACGGTCGTTGTGCGGTGTGCCCGAGGAACTGCTGGCCGACGGGCCGGCCGACTCGTGGGCGGCCAGGCGGCGTGCGGCGCTGTGGTTCGTGATGCATGTGGGCATCGGCGGGACCGTGAGCGGGATGACGCTCGCCGTACCGCCGGCCGCGATCGTGCTGCTGGCGCTGCCGTACTCCGGCCCCGACCGGTACGCCTCGCTGTGGTGGTGGCAGCCCGTCCCCCGTGCGCTCGGCCCGCTCGCCGGTCTGATGCTGCTGGCCCTGCTGGTCGGCACCGCTTGGGCGGCCGGGGCGCTGCTGGCCCGCTGCGCACCGCTGCTCCTGGGGCCGACGCCCGCCGACCAGCTGGCCGCCGCCGAGCGCCGGGCCGCCGATCTGGCCTCCCGCAACCGGCTGGCCCGCGAGCTGCACGACTCCGTGGGGCACGCGCTCAGCGCCGTCACCCTCCAGGCGAGCGCGGCCCGCCGGGTCCTGGACGCGGACCCGGAGTTCGCCCGCCAGGCGCTGACCGCCATCGAGGAGACCACCCGTGAGGCGGTCGCGGAACTGGACACCGTCCTGGGGCTGTTGCGCGAGGAGGACGGCGCTCGGCCGACCGCTCCGGCGCCCACCCTGGACGGCCTGGACACGCTGCTCGACCGTACCCGCGCGGTGGGTCTGCACATCCGGACAACGATCGAGGGGAGCCGCGCCGGGCTGCCGCCGATGGTCTCCCGGGAGGCGTACCGGATCGTGCAGGAGGGGCTCAGCAACGCGCTGCGGCATGCCGGTCCGGTGGACGTCGAGCTCCAACTCCACATCTATGAGGGGGAGTTGACGCTTACCATGGAGAACCCGCTGACGGCGGAGCGGACGGTGGACGATACGGCGGACGCCGCTGCCCCGGCGGCTCGTACGGGCGGGGGCCGCGGGCTACGGGGTATCGGTGAGCGCGCCCGGCTGCTGGGCGGCAATGCGACGGCCGCTGCGCGCGGCGGCGTATGGCGGCTGACCGCCCGGCTGCCGCTGGGGGCGGCGCGGTGA
- a CDS encoding IclR family transcriptional regulator, with amino-acid sequence MSAADSGGSQVKSAVRTVELLEYFAGRPGMHSLASVQEAVGYPKSSLYMLLRTLVDLGWVETDATGTRYGIGVRALLVGTSYIDGDEVVAAARPALDRLADDTTETIHLARLDGVNVVYLATRQSQHYLRPFTRVGRRLPAHSTSLGKALLATYTDDQVRALLPPTLTALTERTITDREQLIEELHTVRERGYAVDREENTLGLRCFGAAIPYRTPARDAISCSVPVARLTPAHEQTIRDALFDARDRLTLATRRL; translated from the coding sequence ATGTCAGCTGCCGATTCCGGTGGATCGCAGGTCAAGTCCGCGGTGCGGACGGTGGAGTTGCTGGAGTACTTCGCGGGCCGCCCCGGCATGCACAGCCTGGCCTCGGTCCAGGAAGCCGTCGGCTACCCCAAGTCCAGCCTCTACATGCTGCTGCGCACCCTCGTCGACCTGGGCTGGGTCGAGACGGACGCCACCGGCACCCGCTACGGCATCGGCGTCCGCGCCCTGCTGGTCGGCACGTCGTACATCGACGGCGACGAAGTGGTGGCCGCCGCCCGCCCGGCGCTGGACCGGCTCGCGGACGACACCACCGAGACGATCCACCTCGCGCGGCTGGACGGTGTCAATGTCGTCTATCTCGCCACCCGCCAGTCGCAGCACTATCTGCGGCCGTTCACCCGGGTCGGCCGCCGGCTGCCCGCGCACTCCACCTCGCTGGGCAAGGCGCTGCTCGCCACCTACACCGACGACCAGGTCCGCGCGTTGCTGCCGCCCACCCTCACGGCGCTGACCGAGCGCACCATCACCGACCGCGAGCAGCTGATCGAGGAGCTGCACACGGTGCGCGAGCGGGGTTATGCGGTGGACCGCGAGGAGAACACGCTGGGCCTGCGCTGTTTCGGTGCGGCGATCCCGTACCGCACCCCGGCGCGGGACGCGATCAGCTGCTCGGTGCCGGTGGCACGGCTCACGCCGGCCCATGAACAGACCATCAGGGACGCGCTGTTCGACGCGCGGGACCGGCTGACGTTGGCCACCCGGCGGCTCTGA
- a CDS encoding aldehyde dehydrogenase (NADP(+)) has translation MIRDDVQHIERRTGCGKTGHAPTRPGHTRYGSIRLGSYGRHGIAREECTVAAEAAPVWSVDPRTGKPREQVAVESTAAEVDAAVRTAHAAFAPLADRTVRATFLRRAAGLLDEAGEAVIEAADAETALGPGRLTGELARTTYQLRAFADGVTEGAFLDVRIDHADPDRTPPRPDLRRYKIPLGTVAVYAASNFPLAFSVPGGDTASALAAGCPVVVKAHPDHPATSELCAALLRRAATDVGLPEGVVNLVHGFQAGIDLVRHPLISAAGFTGSVRGGRALYDAAAARPHPIPFHGELGSLNPVVVTEAAAAERAEQLGTGLAASMTLGVGQFCVKPGLVLAPAGDTGDRLLKSLTAAVSDTEPGVLLDHRMRDAFLDGVRTRAELPDVQAPVTPGAGGEHTVSAGFLTVPAARLATEGPHDLLLEECFGPVTVLARYTDESEIGAVLARLSGNLTATLHLGDAESAGTDAAVGTESAATGDVAGDAGDAGDGGDGVGLGARGAADSNDGIGLGARLLSALTPLAGRIVVNGWPTGVAVAPAQHHGGPYPATTSTSTSVGGTAVERWLRPVVYQDTPPALLPPELREDNPPPGGTSRRQPGDFGRGDPHLASLGLPRRVDGRAEGA, from the coding sequence ATGATCCGGGACGATGTTCAGCATATCGAACGCCGTACGGGCTGCGGCAAGACCGGGCACGCTCCGACCCGTCCCGGTCATACTCGATACGGCTCGATACGGCTCGGCTCGTACGGTCGGCACGGCATCGCCCGGGAGGAATGCACGGTGGCAGCAGAGGCAGCACCAGTCTGGAGTGTCGACCCCCGAACCGGGAAGCCACGCGAACAGGTTGCGGTGGAGTCCACAGCGGCCGAGGTGGACGCGGCGGTACGCACGGCGCACGCCGCCTTCGCCCCGCTCGCCGACCGCACCGTACGCGCCACCTTCCTGCGCCGCGCCGCCGGTCTGCTCGACGAGGCGGGCGAGGCGGTCATCGAGGCCGCCGACGCCGAGACCGCGCTCGGCCCCGGCCGGCTCACCGGCGAACTCGCCCGCACCACCTACCAGTTGCGGGCCTTCGCGGACGGTGTGACCGAGGGCGCGTTCCTCGACGTACGCATCGACCACGCCGACCCCGACCGCACCCCGCCACGGCCCGACCTGCGCCGCTACAAGATCCCGCTGGGCACCGTCGCGGTCTACGCCGCCAGCAACTTCCCGCTCGCCTTCTCCGTCCCGGGCGGCGACACCGCCAGCGCCCTCGCGGCCGGCTGCCCCGTCGTCGTCAAGGCGCACCCCGACCACCCCGCCACCTCCGAACTCTGCGCCGCGCTGCTGCGCCGCGCCGCCACCGACGTCGGCCTGCCCGAGGGGGTGGTGAACCTGGTGCACGGCTTCCAGGCGGGCATCGACCTGGTGCGCCACCCACTGATCTCCGCCGCCGGGTTCACCGGCTCGGTGCGCGGCGGCCGTGCCCTGTACGACGCGGCCGCGGCCCGCCCGCACCCCATCCCCTTCCACGGCGAACTGGGCAGCCTCAACCCCGTCGTGGTCACCGAGGCCGCGGCCGCGGAACGCGCCGAGCAGCTCGGCACCGGGCTCGCCGCCTCGATGACGCTCGGCGTCGGCCAGTTCTGCGTCAAGCCCGGCCTCGTCCTGGCACCGGCCGGCGACACCGGCGACCGGCTGCTGAAGTCGCTGACCGCCGCGGTCAGCGACACCGAGCCGGGGGTGCTGCTCGACCACCGGATGCGGGACGCGTTCCTCGACGGCGTCCGCACCCGCGCCGAACTCCCCGACGTCCAGGCGCCGGTGACCCCGGGCGCGGGCGGCGAACACACCGTCAGCGCGGGCTTCCTCACCGTCCCCGCCGCTCGCCTCGCCACCGAAGGGCCGCACGACCTCCTCCTGGAGGAGTGCTTCGGCCCGGTGACCGTCCTCGCCCGCTACACCGACGAGTCCGAGATCGGCGCCGTACTCGCCCGGCTGTCCGGGAATCTCACCGCGACGCTCCATCTGGGCGACGCGGAGAGCGCGGGGACCGATGCTGCCGTGGGTACGGAGAGCGCCGCGACCGGTGATGTGGCAGGCGACGCGGGTGACGCTGGGGATGGTGGTGACGGCGTCGGCCTGGGCGCCCGTGGCGCTGCGGACAGCAACGACGGCATCGGCCTGGGTGCCCGACTGCTCTCCGCGCTCACCCCGCTGGCCGGACGCATCGTGGTCAACGGCTGGCCGACCGGTGTCGCGGTAGCCCCCGCCCAGCACCACGGCGGCCCCTACCCGGCCACCACCTCCACCTCGACCTCCGTCGGCGGCACCGCCGTCGAACGCTGGCTCCGCCCTGTCGTCTACCAGGACACCCCGCCCGCCCTGCTCCCGCCCGAGCTCCGTGAGGACAACCCTCCCCCTGGGGGCACCTCCCGGCGTCAGCCGGGGGACTTCGGCCGGGGGGACCCCCATCTCGCTTCGCTCGGCCTGCCACGTCGTGTCGACGGCCGTGCCGAGGGCGCGTAG
- a CDS encoding GNAT family N-acetyltransferase, with protein sequence MHSASGLRVRAATPADLETIAAVHTRARAAYARARVPDAPFDAPAEHARRRAAWAHVLGRADTAGLCAERHGTVVGVASYLACPATCGHRPAGTVTLQQLHVDPGHWGTGVGRALHTACLHAWRAAGHSRAVLDVLWHNHRARAFYAGLGWRPAPDRRPAPDASHLTLVLPLAPDVPPAGR encoded by the coding sequence GTGCACTCCGCCTCCGGCCTCCGGGTCCGTGCCGCCACCCCCGCCGACCTGGAGACGATTGCCGCCGTGCACACCCGCGCCCGCGCGGCGTACGCCCGTGCACGGGTCCCGGACGCCCCCTTCGACGCGCCGGCCGAACACGCCCGCCGGCGCGCCGCCTGGGCACACGTCCTGGGCCGGGCCGACACCGCCGGCCTCTGCGCCGAACGCCATGGCACGGTCGTCGGCGTCGCCTCCTACCTCGCGTGCCCGGCCACCTGCGGCCACCGGCCGGCGGGCACCGTCACCCTGCAGCAGCTGCATGTCGACCCCGGCCACTGGGGCACCGGCGTCGGCCGTGCACTGCACACCGCCTGCCTGCACGCCTGGCGCGCGGCCGGCCACTCCCGTGCCGTCCTCGACGTGCTCTGGCACAACCACCGTGCCCGCGCCTTCTACGCCGGCCTCGGCTGGCGCCCCGCCCCGGACCGCCGCCCGGCCCCCGATGCCAGCCACCTCACGCTGGTGCTGCCCCTGGCCCCGGACGTCCCTCCCGCCGGGCGATGA